From a single Acidobacteriota bacterium genomic region:
- a CDS encoding xanthine dehydrogenase family protein subunit M encodes MNNFGYVRAASVKDAIDRSAGDPKAMIIAGGTNLVDRMKVFLDEPSQLIDISRLELKKIEKTADGGLRIGALVTNTEVADHAEVRAQYPVLARSILSGASQQIRNLATVGGNLLQRTRCPYYYDTAFACNKRMPGSGCPAANGVNRGHAIFGNSEHCVAVHPSDMCVALAALDAVVEVEGPKGPRKIAFGEFHRLPGDTPNRDTNLEPGELITAVTIPASPFAKSSVYLKLRDRASYAFALISVAAVLDMSGKKIKTARLALGGVAHKPWRTTEAEAFLQGKAADTATFQKAAELALKGAKPLSHNTFKVTLAKRAIVRALTISAKGGGVA; translated from the coding sequence ATGAACAACTTTGGATATGTTCGCGCGGCATCCGTCAAAGATGCCATTGACCGCTCGGCTGGTGACCCGAAAGCCATGATCATTGCTGGTGGCACCAATCTGGTGGACCGAATGAAGGTTTTCCTGGATGAACCTTCACAACTCATTGATATTTCACGACTTGAACTGAAAAAGATTGAAAAGACCGCTGACGGTGGATTGCGAATTGGTGCTCTGGTGACCAACACCGAAGTCGCCGACCACGCCGAGGTCAGGGCTCAGTACCCGGTGCTGGCGCGTTCGATTTTGTCAGGGGCGTCACAGCAAATCCGGAACCTGGCGACGGTTGGCGGGAATTTACTCCAGCGAACGCGCTGCCCCTACTATTATGACACCGCCTTTGCCTGCAACAAACGGATGCCAGGTAGCGGCTGTCCGGCGGCGAATGGAGTCAACCGTGGCCATGCCATTTTTGGCAATAGCGAGCACTGTGTCGCGGTTCATCCGTCAGATATGTGCGTGGCGTTGGCGGCACTGGATGCAGTGGTCGAAGTCGAGGGTCCAAAAGGACCGCGAAAAATTGCGTTCGGTGAGTTTCATCGGCTGCCAGGTGATACACCCAACCGGGACACTAATCTGGAACCCGGCGAACTCATCACAGCGGTGACAATTCCAGCCTCGCCATTTGCCAAAAGCAGCGTCTATCTCAAACTGCGGGATCGGGCGTCGTATGCGTTTGCTCTGATTTCGGTCGCCGCCGTGCTGGATATGTCTGGGAAGAAAATCAAAACCGCCCGGCTTGCCCTGGGCGGCGTGGCCCATAAACCCTGGCGTACAACCGAGGCCGAAGCCTTTTTACAGGGCAAAGCGGCAGATACAGCCACATTCCAGAAAGCAGCGGAACTGGCGCTCAAGGGCGCGAAACCACTGTCCCACAACACATTTAAGGTTACTCTGGCCAAACGGGCGATTGTTCGTGCATTGACGATTTCGGCCAAAGGAGGAGGTGTCGCATGA
- a CDS encoding 2Fe-2S iron-sulfur cluster binding domain-containing protein: MENQEKAVPKASRRKFLSQALTAAGSVVVAPTLIESATAIGAEAPPSPVPVAPSTAGEISVTLHINGAKKTLSVEPRVTLLDTLRERLELTGSKKGCDHGQCGACTVLIDGQRAYSCLCLAVMQEGKEIVTIEGLAKGEVLHPVQEAFIHQDGFQCGYCTPGQICASVALLDEIKRGCASAITPDLSSPPQLSNLSEAEIKERLSGNLCRCSAYNGIVAAVQQAAGHTPPSAAALVLGATAKEGA, encoded by the coding sequence ATGGAAAACCAGGAAAAAGCTGTACCCAAGGCTTCCCGTCGCAAGTTTCTCAGCCAGGCGCTGACAGCGGCAGGATCCGTGGTTGTTGCCCCAACGCTGATTGAATCGGCGACGGCGATTGGCGCGGAAGCTCCACCATCGCCAGTTCCCGTTGCCCCATCAACCGCAGGTGAAATCTCGGTTACCTTGCACATCAACGGTGCCAAAAAGACACTTTCCGTTGAACCACGTGTCACGCTGCTTGACACACTTCGCGAACGACTTGAGCTAACCGGCAGCAAAAAAGGCTGTGACCACGGTCAGTGCGGTGCCTGCACGGTCTTGATTGACGGCCAGCGCGCCTATTCCTGCCTGTGTCTGGCGGTGATGCAGGAAGGAAAAGAGATTGTAACCATCGAAGGTCTGGCCAAAGGTGAGGTCCTGCACCCTGTCCAGGAGGCATTCATTCACCAGGATGGATTTCAATGCGGCTATTGCACACCGGGTCAGATTTGCGCTTCGGTGGCGCTACTCGATGAAATCAAACGTGGGTGTGCCAGTGCGATTACCCCCGATTTGTCGAGTCCGCCGCAGTTGAGCAATCTTTCCGAAGCTGAAATCAAGGAACGCCTGAGCGGAAACCTGTGTCGGTGCAGCGCCTATAACGGCATCGTGGCTGCCGTCCAGCAGGCTGCCGGTCATACACCACCATCCGCCGCAGCGCTTGTGCTGGGTGCGACCGCAAAGGAGGGTGCATGA
- a CDS encoding ferritin-like domain-containing protein produces the protein MPDTQRDRALNQIFKRVVNDPDLHCATLNLYYYSEFQGATAIADLSKRLEKDLPALSEHLVGHAADEFRHAEMIAGMMADMGATPTEPAGLRYVDEFEALTMGITDDSTPDEVEIIVGINVTEKRGLKSFALHVAAMGEDHKHYSVLNQIKNEEAGHVRWGNDYIKDFQKRGLGEKVKQAQVKFNKIETAAYETSLDIMPLAPIRRFGRILDIAQELPVEQRTGYVIEQFLRAADPIPLAKARWEFVSNVVSSPRMRDQISDDISRLVTGQQLKDDSILGRIGTDAWNAVRSMFPA, from the coding sequence ATGCCCGACACACAGCGCGATAGAGCCCTGAATCAGATTTTCAAGCGCGTCGTCAACGACCCTGATTTGCACTGTGCGACGCTCAATCTTTATTACTATTCAGAATTTCAAGGCGCGACCGCCATTGCTGACCTTTCCAAACGGCTTGAAAAAGACCTGCCGGCACTTTCAGAACACCTGGTTGGACATGCCGCCGATGAGTTTCGCCATGCCGAGATGATTGCCGGCATGATGGCCGATATGGGCGCGACGCCCACTGAACCAGCAGGTTTGCGCTATGTTGATGAATTTGAAGCATTGACGATGGGAATCACCGACGACTCAACGCCCGATGAAGTGGAAATCATCGTCGGGATCAACGTGACTGAAAAACGCGGCTTGAAAAGCTTTGCACTCCACGTGGCGGCGATGGGTGAAGACCACAAACATTATTCCGTCCTCAACCAGATCAAGAACGAAGAGGCTGGACACGTTCGGTGGGGAAATGACTACATTAAGGACTTTCAAAAGCGTGGGTTGGGAGAAAAGGTAAAGCAGGCACAGGTGAAATTCAACAAGATTGAAACCGCCGCCTATGAAACATCGCTCGACATTATGCCGCTGGCGCCGATTCGGCGGTTTGGGCGAATCCTCGATATTGCCCAGGAACTCCCGGTCGAACAACGCACCGGATATGTGATTGAACAATTTCTGCGGGCGGCGGACCCAATTCCACTGGCCAAAGCCCGCTGGGAATTTGTCTCCAATGTGGTTTCTTCACCCCGGATGCGCGACCAGATTTCCGATGATATCAGCCGACTGGTCACTGGCCAGCAACTCAAAGATGATTCGATTTTGGGACGTATCGGTACAGACGCCTGGAACGCCGTAAGATCAATGTTTCCAGCCTGA
- a CDS encoding beta-propeller fold lactonase family protein: MKKLFRFGICIVISVLSILSTFSQSASAQIDPEAALPIIHTVYTLSNATNNSVLRLLQREGKPFRQVGFATGGSGTGTFLDAPAPLALSPDGRFLVAVNPGSNNVSLFSVNQNNGNLTLTGQPAGTTGAIPGIQPIGVAISSTNKAYVLFAGFPGQGGSITAFSITSNGLVELSNAARSLSTNAQPFQIAVSPNNDLVVVTERTANVITAYSLDSTGRPGFAIPNPTPGISPLGITFNRLGFVFSADSVLGNVNSYFTNPAFSSVTPVSRNIKAAGQEGTARVVATFNSRFVYASNPLSRSISRFDANTGTGAITVGQAVAAQTDQWPFDLGLSPRDGSGAQFLYSLNRASLLTTAPQTIQLYRVNQTTGALTFVTTISGIPFTCNGLAARL, encoded by the coding sequence ATGAAAAAACTGTTCAGGTTCGGAATTTGTATTGTTATTTCAGTTCTTTCCATACTTTCCACTTTTTCGCAGTCAGCCTCAGCTCAAATTGACCCAGAAGCGGCGCTTCCAATCATCCACACCGTTTACACACTCAGTAATGCCACAAATAATTCAGTTTTGAGACTCTTACAACGTGAGGGAAAACCCTTTCGCCAGGTTGGATTTGCCACTGGTGGTTCTGGAACGGGAACCTTTCTGGATGCTCCGGCGCCGCTGGCATTGAGTCCCGATGGAAGGTTTCTGGTGGCGGTCAACCCAGGGAGCAACAATGTTTCGCTCTTTAGTGTCAACCAGAACAATGGAAATTTGACACTGACCGGCCAGCCAGCCGGGACCACTGGAGCCATTCCTGGAATTCAACCCATTGGCGTTGCCATTTCCTCGACCAACAAAGCCTATGTGCTCTTTGCCGGATTTCCTGGGCAAGGGGGTTCAATTACAGCTTTTTCAATTACATCCAACGGGTTGGTCGAATTGAGCAATGCGGCTCGAAGCCTTTCAACCAATGCCCAGCCATTTCAAATTGCGGTGTCTCCGAACAATGATCTGGTGGTGGTCACCGAACGCACAGCCAATGTGATTACAGCATATTCGCTCGATTCAACTGGACGTCCAGGGTTTGCGATTCCAAATCCAACGCCAGGAATTTCACCCTTGGGGATTACTTTCAACCGGTTGGGGTTTGTGTTCAGTGCAGACAGTGTACTCGGAAATGTGAACTCATATTTTACAAATCCTGCTTTTAGCAGCGTGACACCCGTCAGCCGCAACATCAAAGCCGCGGGCCAGGAAGGCACGGCACGGGTTGTGGCCACGTTTAATTCTCGTTTTGTCTATGCCAGCAATCCGTTGTCGCGCTCGATTTCCCGATTTGATGCAAACACTGGAACTGGGGCAATTACGGTTGGTCAGGCCGTGGCGGCTCAAACTGACCAGTGGCCGTTTGATTTGGGACTCAGCCCGCGTGATGGCAGTGGTGCCCAGTTTTTGTATTCGTTAAATCGGGCATCATTATTGACCACCGCACCTCAAACAATTCAATTATATCGAGTCAACCAGACCACTGGCGCCTTGACCTTTGTCACGACAATTTCAGGGATTCCGTTTACCTGTAACGGGTTAGCTGCCCGGCTGTGA
- a CDS encoding SWIM zinc finger family protein: MSYWNYYPKPSKPREAKGGIKAKSKRGDIGETWWSKRFIKLLESFDLGGRLTRGKTYARKGQVLNLGIEPGEVTAKVQGSARTPYKVSIRIQPFTERQWQDVEIALAQQALFMAKLLNNEMPNEIEQAFNACGLNLFPASAREIKTNCSCPDSSNPCKHIAAVYYILAEKFDEDPFEIFFWRGRSQEKLITNLRNLRGADDEPDPTPEPIIEAVEQFIPLPQTLNNFWDMGESAARLQFKPQATKVPDAILKQLDPLPLEISGVPVTDILSELYEVFTSQAEKKAFSE; encoded by the coding sequence ATGAGTTACTGGAATTATTACCCGAAGCCCTCCAAACCCCGCGAAGCCAAAGGCGGCATCAAAGCTAAAAGTAAGCGGGGTGACATTGGTGAAACCTGGTGGTCCAAACGCTTTATCAAATTGCTGGAATCGTTTGATCTTGGCGGGAGACTGACTCGCGGAAAAACCTATGCCCGCAAAGGACAGGTCCTGAACCTCGGGATTGAGCCCGGTGAAGTCACCGCCAAAGTCCAGGGCTCGGCGCGGACTCCCTATAAAGTTTCGATCCGGATTCAGCCGTTCACCGAGCGCCAATGGCAGGACGTTGAGATCGCTCTCGCCCAGCAGGCGCTGTTTATGGCCAAATTACTGAACAATGAAATGCCAAACGAGATCGAACAGGCATTTAACGCGTGCGGATTGAACCTCTTCCCGGCTTCGGCCCGAGAAATCAAGACGAATTGTTCCTGCCCTGACTCTTCAAACCCGTGCAAGCATATTGCCGCCGTGTATTACATTCTGGCGGAAAAGTTTGACGAAGATCCGTTTGAAATCTTCTTCTGGCGCGGGCGTTCGCAGGAAAAACTCATTACAAACTTACGAAATCTTCGGGGTGCGGATGATGAACCCGACCCAACACCGGAACCAATTATCGAAGCGGTCGAACAGTTTATCCCGTTACCTCAGACACTCAACAACTTTTGGGACATGGGCGAATCAGCGGCCAGACTCCAGTTCAAACCGCAGGCAACCAAAGTTCCAGATGCCATTTTGAAGCAACTTGATCCGCTCCCGCTTGAAATTAGTGGTGTGCCTGTAACCGACATATTATCAGAGCTCTATGAAGTGTTTACCAGTCAGGCGGAGAAGAAAGCCTTTAGCGAGTAG
- a CDS encoding DEAD/DEAH box helicase yields the protein MLVLHALWSSQNRLCLWGESSIKLSPPKPGKASSRKAQSATNTHPFAAEVEMIANAITWVSLADAAPQPGATGKHRLSALGNGYAHISSHLEVFLPTAGEHPLPSPSLLFSDQTDLPLPPVGLSPWKIPVVTIDPLLAFELLFRLPGRPPTGYVFGSSVNYFSRLAKFALELVTRGRVLPVIRQQAAEYSAFWQPILTAPEDAERIKILVDSLPALCRAEVASGQKGETPPSHLVRSALHHLVDAGVRMLLEDFSMDLPSNRQIAEAVPAVAWLHGLMNPHPVIPTSPATIEKLKKTVDSWHQSGAASHKGGLTTCFRLVEPVAVTAEPQKKAKNQPDPDAWRLEFLLQGHEDKSLLVPADQVWKTKGKVLRFSTIELQNPQEKLLADLGRALRIFPELEPALKTARPVSVSLAAPHAYRFLREAAPVLEQSGFSVLIPSWWTKPTARLGVKMVAKSKKAPRSATPGVLGFDGIVDYNWKLSLGDEELSYDDFVKLAKLKMPLVQIRGQWIELKPDEVERALAFFQKRAISGEMPLTEVMRLGLGVDAAKMGLPVLGIEAEGWLKNVLNEASDQQLEMLPTPPDFGGKLRPYQERGLSWLAYLGTLGLGACLADDMGLGKSVQLLSLLVHERKAAASKSKKPVTFPPTLLICPMSLVGNWQRETTRFAPMLKVHVHHGAHRTTGPEFTQLAEQSDLVLTTYALAARDRELLADVNWARIVLDEAQNIKNPVAKQTQAVRSLKAPQRIALTGTPVENRLSELWSISEFLNPGLLGSEKNFQSTFALPIERFQDESKAALLKKLTAPFILRRLKTDKSIISDLPDKIEMKSYCNLTQEQASLYQAVVNEMLEKIEKSEGIERKGNVLATLLRLKQVCNHPVQLIQDGSSIEGRSGKLARLEELLEEILDDGDRVLCFTQFTEMGSMLKTYLQERFGREVLYLHGQVSKANRDRMVEQFQKPTGPPIFLLSLKAGGTGLNLTNAQHVIHYDRWWNPAVEDQATDRAFRIGQVRNVQVRKFICVGTVEERIDQMIDQKKQLAERIVGTGEGWVTELSTDQLRELISLSEDAVAEAEAATQPATKARSSSKKAVSKPSKTRGGQVV from the coding sequence ATGCTCGTTCTTCACGCCCTCTGGTCATCCCAAAATCGGCTTTGTCTCTGGGGAGAGTCATCCATCAAACTTTCCCCGCCCAAACCCGGCAAGGCCAGCTCTCGGAAAGCTCAATCCGCCACAAATACTCACCCCTTTGCGGCTGAAGTCGAAATGATTGCGAACGCAATTACCTGGGTGTCGTTGGCCGATGCTGCCCCCCAACCAGGAGCTACGGGAAAACATCGCCTTTCAGCTTTGGGCAATGGGTATGCCCATATCTCCAGTCACCTGGAGGTTTTCCTTCCAACTGCTGGTGAACACCCGTTGCCTTCCCCATCCCTTCTGTTTTCAGACCAGACTGATTTGCCTCTACCGCCAGTTGGACTCAGCCCCTGGAAGATCCCAGTTGTCACAATTGACCCTTTGCTGGCCTTTGAACTTTTATTTCGGCTGCCGGGCCGGCCTCCGACGGGATATGTGTTTGGGAGTTCAGTCAACTATTTTTCCAGGCTGGCAAAGTTTGCCCTGGAACTTGTGACCAGAGGCCGCGTGCTCCCTGTGATTCGCCAGCAGGCCGCTGAGTATTCCGCGTTCTGGCAACCGATTTTGACAGCGCCAGAAGATGCCGAACGAATCAAGATTCTGGTGGATTCCCTTCCGGCCCTGTGTCGGGCTGAAGTTGCTTCAGGGCAAAAGGGTGAAACACCTCCTTCACATCTGGTCCGGTCAGCCTTGCATCACCTGGTGGATGCCGGAGTCCGAATGCTCCTTGAAGATTTTTCAATGGACCTGCCATCAAACCGCCAGATAGCCGAAGCTGTACCGGCAGTAGCTTGGTTGCATGGGTTGATGAATCCACATCCGGTGATTCCCACCTCGCCGGCCACCATTGAAAAGCTGAAGAAAACGGTTGACTCCTGGCACCAATCCGGGGCCGCCAGCCACAAAGGCGGACTCACGACCTGTTTTCGGCTGGTTGAACCAGTCGCGGTCACCGCTGAACCTCAGAAGAAAGCCAAAAATCAGCCTGACCCGGATGCCTGGCGACTCGAATTTCTGCTCCAGGGCCATGAAGATAAAAGCTTACTGGTGCCGGCGGATCAGGTTTGGAAAACCAAAGGCAAGGTCCTGCGGTTTTCGACGATTGAACTCCAGAACCCACAGGAAAAACTGCTGGCTGATTTGGGCCGCGCCCTGCGGATCTTTCCCGAACTTGAACCTGCATTGAAAACCGCCCGTCCGGTTTCCGTGTCGCTGGCCGCACCTCATGCATATCGGTTTCTGCGCGAAGCCGCCCCAGTCCTTGAACAATCGGGGTTTAGCGTTTTGATACCCTCCTGGTGGACCAAACCAACCGCCAGACTGGGCGTCAAGATGGTGGCCAAATCCAAAAAAGCGCCGCGCTCTGCCACACCTGGAGTTTTGGGATTTGACGGCATTGTTGACTATAACTGGAAGCTTTCACTGGGTGACGAAGAGCTTTCTTATGACGATTTTGTCAAACTGGCCAAATTGAAAATGCCGCTGGTGCAAATTCGCGGCCAATGGATTGAACTCAAACCAGATGAAGTTGAACGGGCTCTGGCGTTCTTTCAAAAGCGAGCAATTTCCGGCGAAATGCCCCTCACCGAAGTCATGCGGCTGGGTCTCGGGGTTGACGCCGCCAAAATGGGTCTGCCGGTGTTGGGCATTGAGGCCGAAGGCTGGTTAAAAAATGTTTTGAATGAGGCCAGCGACCAGCAACTTGAAATGTTGCCGACTCCCCCGGATTTTGGCGGGAAGTTGCGCCCATATCAGGAACGGGGGCTTTCGTGGCTGGCGTATCTGGGCACGCTTGGGCTCGGCGCCTGTCTGGCTGATGACATGGGACTCGGGAAATCGGTTCAATTGCTCTCGCTGCTGGTCCACGAACGCAAAGCGGCGGCTTCAAAATCAAAAAAGCCTGTCACCTTCCCGCCAACCCTGTTGATTTGCCCAATGTCGCTGGTCGGCAACTGGCAACGCGAAACGACCCGGTTTGCGCCAATGCTCAAAGTCCACGTCCATCACGGAGCGCACCGCACCACGGGGCCAGAGTTTACCCAACTCGCAGAACAATCCGATCTGGTATTGACCACCTATGCGCTGGCGGCTCGGGACCGCGAACTCCTGGCGGATGTCAACTGGGCGCGCATTGTGCTCGACGAAGCCCAAAACATCAAAAATCCAGTGGCCAAACAAACCCAGGCCGTTCGCAGTTTGAAGGCACCGCAACGGATTGCCTTGACCGGAACACCTGTCGAAAACCGACTTTCGGAACTCTGGTCCATTTCAGAATTTCTCAACCCTGGCTTGCTTGGCTCGGAAAAGAATTTTCAATCAACCTTTGCCTTGCCAATTGAGCGTTTTCAGGACGAATCCAAAGCGGCCCTGCTCAAAAAATTGACGGCGCCGTTTATTCTGAGACGACTCAAAACCGATAAATCCATCATTTCCGACCTGCCTGACAAGATTGAAATGAAGAGCTACTGCAATCTGACCCAGGAACAGGCGTCGCTTTATCAGGCGGTGGTCAATGAAATGCTGGAAAAAATTGAAAAGAGCGAAGGGATTGAACGCAAAGGCAATGTGCTGGCAACTCTCTTGCGGCTCAAACAAGTCTGCAACCATCCGGTACAACTGATTCAGGATGGTTCATCCATTGAAGGACGCTCTGGAAAACTCGCCCGACTCGAAGAACTGCTTGAAGAAATCCTCGATGACGGCGACCGGGTGCTGTGTTTTACCCAGTTCACCGAAATGGGCAGCATGCTGAAAACCTATCTGCAGGAACGGTTTGGCCGTGAAGTACTGTACCTGCACGGTCAAGTCAGCAAGGCCAATCGTGATCGCATGGTTGAGCAATTTCAAAAGCCCACGGGACCGCCAATTTTTCTGCTCTCGCTCAAAGCCGGAGGAACGGGCCTCAATCTGACCAACGCCCAGCACGTGATTCACTATGACCGCTGGTGGAATCCCGCTGTCGAAGATCAGGCCACTGACCGGGCGTTTCGTATCGGACAGGTCCGCAATGTTCAGGTTCGAAAATTCATTTGTGTCGGAACGGTCGAAGAACGCATTGACCAGATGATTGACCAGAAAAAACAACTCGCCGAACGCATCGTCGGCACTGGCGAAGGCTGGGTCACCGAACTTTCAACCGATCAACTCCGCGAATTGATTTCGCTGTCTGAAGATGCCGTGGCCGAAGCCGAAGCCGCAACCCAACCGGCGACCAAAGCCAGATCCAGTTCGAAAAAAGCCGTTTCCAAACCCTCGAAAACCAGAGGAGGTCAAGTGGTATGA
- the acs gene encoding acetate--CoA ligase, translating to MGNPVPDSPHSGIESVLKEDRFFSPSIEFSAQAHIGSKEVYDQLVAEGERDPEGFWARAAKELHWFRTWDQVLKWEYPHAEWFVGGTLNVAYNCLDRHLSGPRRNKAAIIWEGEPGEIRTLTYQQLYTEVCRFANVLKRLGVKKGDRVAIYMPMMPEAAVAMLACARIGAPHTVVFAGFSADALRDRITNCGCVAVITADGAFRRGNEVALKPAVDRAIDECPSVQNVVVLKRTGTKIHMEPGRDHWWHELTPTVSNTCPAEELDSEHPLYILYTSGTTGKPKGILHTTGGYLTQVALTSKIVFDLKETDTYWCSADIGWVTGHSYVVYGPLANGATVFMYEGAPNFPQPDRFWEIIDRHQITIFYTAPTAIRAFIKWGEQWTFKHDLNSLRLLGTVGEPINPEAWMWYSKVIGKGRCPIVDTWWQTETGAILITPIPGVTATMPGTATRPFPGLSIEIRTKENKPVGPNEGGYLVITKPWPSMLRTLWGDDERYVASYWSEIPGVYFAGDGARRDSHGNFWIMGRVDDVVNVSGHRLGTAEVESALVSHPAVAEAAVVGRPDELKGQAIAAFVTLEGTFSASEELKKELREHVTKEIGALARPDDIRFTDSLPKTRSGKIMRRLLREIASGSTTVGDTTTLEDMSVLERLREDEE from the coding sequence ATGGGTAACCCCGTGCCCGATTCGCCACATTCCGGCATTGAATCAGTTCTCAAAGAAGATCGTTTCTTTTCCCCCTCAATCGAATTTTCAGCCCAGGCTCACATTGGGTCAAAAGAAGTATATGACCAGTTGGTGGCTGAAGGAGAACGGGATCCAGAAGGATTCTGGGCCCGGGCGGCGAAAGAGTTACACTGGTTTCGCACATGGGACCAGGTGCTCAAATGGGAATACCCGCACGCCGAGTGGTTTGTGGGCGGCACATTGAATGTGGCCTATAACTGCCTTGACCGACACCTCTCTGGCCCGCGCCGCAACAAGGCCGCTATCATCTGGGAAGGCGAACCGGGTGAAATTCGGACGCTGACCTACCAGCAGCTTTATACCGAAGTCTGTCGCTTTGCCAATGTGCTCAAACGCCTGGGGGTGAAAAAGGGCGACCGGGTGGCGATTTATATGCCGATGATGCCCGAAGCCGCCGTTGCCATGCTCGCCTGTGCCCGGATTGGAGCGCCACACACGGTTGTCTTTGCCGGATTTTCCGCCGACGCACTCCGCGACCGAATCACCAACTGTGGCTGCGTGGCCGTGATTACGGCGGATGGCGCCTTTCGCCGTGGAAACGAAGTGGCCCTTAAACCCGCCGTTGATCGAGCCATTGATGAATGCCCATCCGTTCAAAACGTCGTGGTGCTCAAACGAACTGGCACGAAAATCCATATGGAACCAGGGCGCGACCACTGGTGGCACGAATTAACTCCAACGGTTTCAAATACTTGTCCGGCTGAAGAACTCGACAGCGAGCATCCGCTCTATATTTTGTACACTTCGGGCACAACTGGAAAACCAAAGGGAATTCTGCACACCACGGGCGGCTATCTGACCCAGGTGGCGCTGACCTCAAAAATTGTTTTTGACCTGAAAGAAACCGATACCTACTGGTGTTCGGCGGATATCGGCTGGGTCACCGGGCACAGCTATGTGGTCTATGGTCCACTTGCCAATGGCGCCACGGTGTTTATGTATGAAGGCGCGCCCAACTTTCCGCAGCCAGATCGCTTCTGGGAAATCATTGACCGGCATCAAATTACGATTTTTTACACGGCGCCCACAGCGATTCGGGCCTTTATCAAATGGGGTGAACAGTGGACCTTTAAGCACGACTTAAATTCATTGCGGCTGCTGGGAACAGTTGGTGAGCCAATCAATCCTGAAGCCTGGATGTGGTATTCAAAAGTGATCGGCAAAGGCCGGTGTCCGATTGTGGATACCTGGTGGCAGACCGAAACCGGCGCAATTTTGATCACCCCCATTCCAGGCGTGACGGCGACCATGCCCGGCACGGCAACCAGACCATTTCCGGGTCTGAGCATTGAAATCCGAACCAAAGAAAACAAACCGGTCGGACCAAACGAAGGCGGCTATCTCGTCATTACCAAACCCTGGCCATCAATGCTACGCACGCTGTGGGGCGATGATGAGCGGTATGTAGCTTCCTATTGGAGTGAAATCCCCGGCGTGTACTTTGCCGGAGACGGCGCCCGCCGTGACAGCCATGGCAATTTCTGGATTATGGGCCGCGTGGATGATGTCGTGAACGTCAGCGGTCACCGCCTGGGTACGGCTGAAGTTGAAAGCGCGCTGGTCTCACACCCAGCCGTGGCTGAAGCCGCCGTTGTGGGCCGACCAGATGAACTCAAAGGACAGGCAATTGCGGCCTTTGTCACGCTGGAAGGTACATTTTCGGCTTCGGAAGAACTGAAAAAAGAACTTCGCGAACACGTCACCAAAGAAATCGGTGCCCTGGCTCGGCCTGATGACATTCGATTTACCGATTCACTTCCCAAAACTCGAAGCGGAAAAATCATGCGACGCTTGCTGCGTGAAATTGCCAGCGGCAGTACGACGGTTGGCGACACGACCACGCTTGAAGATATGTCAGTCCTCGAACGACTTCGCGAGGACGAAGAATAA